From Pelosinus fermentans DSM 17108, the proteins below share one genomic window:
- a CDS encoding DUF1653 domain-containing protein, with product MITTGTYQHFKGNFYEVLMIAKHSETQEDYVVYQALYGKKGRWIRPLAMFDEMVEFEGQTVKRFTYIGQASSK from the coding sequence ATGATTACAACTGGTACATATCAACACTTTAAAGGTAATTTCTATGAGGTGCTTATGATTGCAAAACATAGTGAAACACAAGAAGATTATGTGGTATATCAAGCCCTATACGGAAAAAAGGGAAGGTGGATACGCCCCTTAGCAATGTTTGACGAAATGGTGGAGTTTGAGGGACAGACAGTGAAGCGATTCACATATATTGGACAAGCAAGTAGTAAGTAA
- a CDS encoding HD-GYP domain-containing protein: MLQNSIIDDDIIFQYPCKTRLEITNYLLALIHQHDVDTAKHSYNVANIAVRFARRLNLSSQMIKDISVAALLHDIGKIKIPRQILNKPEKLTKSEFEIMQRHSQYGFVILNQIHPLQDIAEAVCCHHEKFDGNGYPSGKSGDEIPLIAQILSITDVYEALTSDRTYRKAMTKKEALQVINSGRDTHFNSVLVNMFLLGGY, from the coding sequence ATGCTTCAAAATTCAATTATAGATGACGATATCATATTTCAATATCCTTGTAAGACTCGATTAGAAATAACAAATTATCTATTAGCCTTAATTCATCAGCATGATGTAGATACTGCCAAGCACTCTTATAATGTAGCAAATATAGCTGTTCGCTTTGCAAGAAGACTCAATCTTTCCTCTCAAATGATTAAAGATATATCCGTTGCTGCATTGCTTCATGATATTGGAAAAATAAAAATTCCACGGCAAATTTTAAACAAACCTGAAAAATTAACTAAGAGTGAATTTGAAATTATGCAAAGGCATTCTCAATATGGTTTTGTAATTTTAAATCAGATACATCCATTGCAAGACATAGCAGAAGCTGTTTGCTGTCATCATGAAAAATTTGATGGAAATGGTTATCCCAGCGGCAAATCTGGGGATGAAATACCATTGATTGCACAAATCTTAAGTATTACGGATGTATATGAAGCTCTTACTTCAGATCGAACCTATCGTAAAGCAATGACCAAAAAAGAAGCTTTACAAGTGATTAATAGCGGCAGGGACACTCATTTTAATTCAGTATTGGTTAATATGTTCTTATTAGGAGGGTACTAA
- a CDS encoding putative quinol monooxygenase yields the protein MITLVANMQAKPGKEKELEAALQVHFPKVQLEKGTAAYVLHRSTEKVGQFFFYEKYQDQQALDYHGSTPYLKELFSSIADLLLEKPEVKLYEEVAAISR from the coding sequence ATGATTACATTAGTAGCCAATATGCAAGCAAAACCAGGTAAAGAAAAAGAACTGGAAGCTGCCTTACAGGTTCACTTTCCTAAAGTTCAACTTGAAAAAGGTACAGCAGCCTATGTGCTTCATCGTTCGACGGAAAAAGTAGGACAATTCTTCTTTTATGAAAAATACCAGGATCAGCAAGCGTTAGATTATCATGGGTCTACGCCTTACTTAAAAGAATTATTCAGCAGTATTGCTGATCTGCTTCTCGAAAAACCAGAAGTTAAACTATATGAAGAAGTGGCAGCCATTTCCCGATAA
- a CDS encoding Txe/YoeB family addiction module toxin, with product MNKIFSDNAWDDYLYWQSTDKKVLKKINELLKDIDRNYNEGIGKPEPLKNDLSGYWSRRITTEHRLIYKVEDEVIEIVQCRGHYD from the coding sequence ATGAATAAGATTTTCTCGGATAACGCATGGGATGATTACCTTTACTGGCAGTCTACTGATAAAAAGGTTCTTAAGAAGATCAATGAACTCCTTAAGGATATTGACCGTAACTACAATGAAGGGATAGGAAAACCCGAGCCCCTTAAAAATGATTTGAGTGGCTACTGGAGCAGAAGAATTACCACTGAACATCGACTCATCTATAAGGTTGAGGATGAAGTCATTGAAATCGTACAATGCAGAGGACATTATGACTAA
- a CDS encoding DedA family protein — protein sequence METIFQYVIHLIGIWGYPAVFIGMALESANVPIPSELIFGFAGYLVFLGRMDFNTAVIAGVAGGLAGSIVSYLIGYYGGPPFITRYGKYIFVSEAKVAMAQKWFDRYGLLAVFLARLLPVIRTFISLPAGFARVHFIKFIVYTILGSVPWTIALIYAGMMLGANWEMIRSIGHEASLFVAGALVVFIMYYIIKKRKNA from the coding sequence ATGGAAACTATCTTTCAATATGTAATTCATTTAATTGGGATATGGGGGTACCCTGCTGTTTTCATTGGTATGGCTTTAGAAAGTGCGAATGTACCCATTCCCAGTGAACTGATCTTTGGTTTTGCCGGATATCTTGTCTTTTTAGGCAGGATGGATTTCAATACAGCTGTAATAGCAGGTGTAGCAGGTGGACTGGCAGGATCGATTGTATCTTACTTGATCGGCTATTACGGAGGACCACCTTTTATTACAAGGTATGGCAAATATATTTTTGTATCCGAAGCCAAAGTAGCCATGGCTCAAAAATGGTTTGACCGCTATGGACTGCTTGCGGTATTTCTGGCTCGTCTGCTGCCGGTGATTCGTACCTTTATTTCTTTACCTGCAGGCTTTGCAAGGGTTCATTTTATTAAATTTATAGTGTATACTATCTTAGGATCTGTACCGTGGACCATTGCGCTTATTTATGCAGGTATGATGCTGGGGGCGAATTGGGAAATGATACGCAGTATTGGTCATGAGGCCAGTTTATTTGTAGCTGGTGCTTTGGTTGTGTTCATAATGTATTATATAATCAAAAAACGTAAGAATGCTTGA
- a CDS encoding Lrp/AsnC family transcriptional regulator, with protein MKGNDLMLDQTDWKILQYLQNNSRMQWQEIGKMVHLTGQAVAARIKRLQDMEIIEDFTITVNQEKLGKPLLAFITVFMKSTNHAAFQQFLSMQEEIKEAYRISGEGCYWLKAALSNQQDLNHLLDAILVYGNYRINLSIQTVKKTNL; from the coding sequence ATGAAAGGAAATGATCTGATGCTTGATCAAACCGATTGGAAAATACTACAATATCTACAAAACAACTCCCGCATGCAGTGGCAGGAAATCGGCAAAATGGTTCATTTAACAGGTCAAGCAGTAGCTGCTCGTATAAAAAGGCTGCAGGATATGGAAATCATCGAAGATTTTACAATCACAGTGAACCAGGAAAAGCTTGGCAAGCCCCTGCTGGCTTTTATTACTGTATTTATGAAATCGACAAATCATGCTGCATTTCAACAGTTTTTATCTATGCAGGAAGAAATTAAAGAAGCCTATCGAATTAGCGGCGAAGGCTGCTATTGGCTAAAAGCAGCTTTATCGAACCAGCAAGATCTCAACCATTTGCTGGATGCCATTTTGGTGTATGGTAACTATCGAATTAATCTGTCCATCCAAACAGTAAAGAAGACTAACCTATGA
- a CDS encoding anaerobic ribonucleoside triphosphate reductase, whose product MSNFQVVKRDGREVEFNGDKIFDAIQKAYTENFDGIVKKEKIQLLTDKVFNTIASRSNQRLSVEEIQDIVEDVLLQSEEVAVAKKYIAYRAKRTQVREANMRLMIDYKDITFKDAEQVDGKRENANVDGNTAMGTMLQYGATGSKQFAIHHILKPEHAKFHQSGYIHIHDMDFEAIGTLTCCQIDIKTLFRDGFSTGHGHLREPQDIMSYAALAAIAIQSNQNDQHGGQSIPNFDYGLAAGVAKTFIKLYSENMKKILLIDFMELDEEKITGILAATVHEYSGEQGDYPRIGEKEYQTYHANEALRLKKALLSHDIQAADSDIQKIQDFTYRFAKKETVKKTYQAMEGFLHNLNTMHSRAGAQVPFSSINFGTDTTPEGRLVVEQFLLSVEAGLGNGETAIFPISIFKVKEGINYNAEDPNYDLFKLSCRVSAKRLFPNFVFIDAPFNLQYYKPGRPETEIATMGCRTRVISSIFPESDGVVYGRGNNSFTSVNLPRLGIKHGIALGERTQPDIEGFYQELDSLIELVIQQILDRYEIQKNKKVKNFPFLMGQNIWFDSEKLDWEDTLEDVIKHGTLTLGFIGLAETLTALYGKHHGESEAAQEAGLRIIGHMRKRMDEAAVKYQQNFSLIATPAEGLSGRFVKIDAKNYGEIPGVTDRDYYTNGFHVPVYYAIPAARKIEIEAPYHAMTNAGHITYIELDGDLVKNLDAFEMVVRKMKECGIGYGSINHPVDRDPKCGFTGVIGDQCPKCGRVEGEGGMGFERIRRITGYLVGTMDKWNDGKRAEEKDRVKHGVRNK is encoded by the coding sequence ATGAGTAATTTTCAAGTTGTGAAGCGTGATGGCCGTGAAGTAGAATTTAATGGCGATAAAATTTTTGATGCAATTCAAAAGGCGTATACTGAAAATTTTGATGGTATAGTAAAAAAAGAAAAGATCCAGCTACTAACGGATAAAGTGTTTAATACGATTGCATCCAGATCGAATCAGCGTTTGTCAGTGGAAGAGATACAAGATATTGTAGAGGATGTCTTACTGCAGTCAGAAGAAGTGGCAGTGGCTAAGAAGTATATTGCATATCGGGCAAAGCGCACCCAAGTGCGGGAAGCCAACATGCGCTTAATGATTGATTATAAAGACATCACCTTTAAAGATGCAGAACAGGTTGACGGGAAAAGAGAGAATGCAAATGTAGACGGCAATACGGCTATGGGAACCATGCTGCAGTATGGAGCAACAGGATCGAAACAATTTGCCATTCACCATATTTTAAAGCCTGAACATGCCAAATTTCATCAGTCCGGCTATATTCATATTCATGACATGGATTTTGAAGCCATTGGTACTTTGACTTGCTGCCAAATTGATATTAAAACCTTGTTTCGTGATGGCTTTTCCACGGGACACGGACATTTGCGGGAGCCACAGGATATCATGAGCTATGCTGCGCTGGCGGCGATTGCGATTCAGAGCAACCAAAATGATCAGCATGGTGGACAATCCATCCCCAATTTTGATTATGGCTTAGCTGCCGGAGTTGCTAAAACCTTTATAAAATTATACTCGGAAAATATGAAGAAAATATTACTGATTGATTTCATGGAGTTAGATGAAGAAAAAATTACGGGCATTCTCGCAGCTACTGTGCATGAGTATAGCGGTGAGCAGGGCGATTATCCCCGTATTGGCGAAAAGGAATATCAAACTTATCATGCAAATGAGGCTCTGCGTTTGAAAAAGGCTTTACTCAGTCATGATATTCAGGCAGCAGATTCGGATATACAAAAAATTCAGGACTTCACCTACCGTTTTGCAAAAAAGGAAACAGTGAAGAAAACATACCAAGCCATGGAAGGGTTTCTTCATAATTTAAATACGATGCATTCCAGAGCAGGGGCGCAGGTTCCTTTTAGCAGTATTAACTTTGGGACAGACACTACCCCTGAAGGGCGCCTGGTAGTGGAACAATTCTTATTATCTGTAGAAGCTGGCTTAGGCAATGGAGAAACGGCTATATTCCCGATTAGTATTTTCAAAGTAAAAGAAGGCATTAATTATAATGCAGAAGATCCTAATTACGATTTATTTAAGCTATCCTGCCGCGTTTCTGCGAAACGGTTGTTTCCTAACTTTGTTTTCATTGATGCGCCTTTTAATCTTCAATATTACAAACCCGGCCGCCCTGAAACAGAGATTGCTACCATGGGATGCAGAACAAGAGTCATATCTTCGATCTTCCCTGAATCGGATGGCGTGGTATACGGCCGCGGCAATAATTCTTTTACCAGTGTGAATCTTCCTAGACTTGGAATTAAGCATGGTATTGCCCTGGGAGAAAGAACTCAGCCTGACATTGAAGGATTCTATCAAGAGCTGGATTCATTAATTGAACTGGTCATTCAGCAAATTCTAGATCGCTATGAAATCCAGAAAAATAAAAAAGTAAAGAATTTCCCATTCTTAATGGGACAGAATATCTGGTTTGACTCTGAAAAGTTAGATTGGGAAGATACTCTGGAAGATGTTATCAAGCATGGAACGTTAACCCTTGGATTTATTGGCCTTGCGGAAACACTGACAGCGCTTTACGGCAAACATCATGGCGAATCAGAAGCTGCTCAAGAAGCTGGTCTTCGAATTATTGGTCATATGAGAAAACGCATGGATGAAGCAGCAGTCAAATATCAGCAGAATTTTTCCCTGATTGCTACACCGGCAGAAGGTCTATCAGGACGCTTCGTAAAAATTGATGCAAAAAATTATGGCGAAATTCCAGGAGTAACAGATCGGGATTATTACACCAACGGTTTCCATGTTCCTGTATACTATGCTATTCCAGCAGCCAGAAAGATTGAAATCGAAGCTCCCTATCATGCAATGACCAATGCAGGTCATATTACCTACATTGAGTTAGATGGAGATTTAGTTAAGAATCTGGATGCCTTTGAAATGGTCGTACGTAAGATGAAAGAATGCGGTATTGGCTACGGCTCTATCAATCATCCCGTGGATCGTGATCCTAAATGCGGCTTTACTGGCGTGATTGGTGATCAATGCCCTAAATGTGGACGAGTAGAAGGAGAAGGCGGCATGGGATTTGAGCGCATTCGCCGTATCACTGGCTACTTAGTAGGAACCATGGACAAATGGAACGATGGCAAACGTGCAGAAGAAAAAGACAGAGTGAAGCATGGTGTGAGAAATAAATAG
- a CDS encoding Fic family protein, with the protein MDYSLLLQTIDEKKAILDGKKPFPYHTLKSLREKLLVEWTYHSNAIEGNTLTLSETKVVLEGITIGGKTLHEHLEVINHKDAIHYIEEIIANHETLSEWQIKNIHSLILKGIMPGNAGVYRTENVFISGAEHIPPAFVQVPEQMTQLMEWYAGEGQTLHVVERAAVLHSEFVKIHPFVDGNGRTARLLLNFELMKHGYVPIVIKKEQRLEYYNALDHSHIKGEYDVFIKLVAGILEGTLGFYIRHIK; encoded by the coding sequence GTGGACTATTCCTTGTTATTACAAACAATAGACGAGAAAAAAGCGATCTTAGATGGTAAGAAACCCTTTCCATACCATACGCTAAAAAGCCTTAGGGAAAAGTTATTAGTGGAATGGACATATCATTCTAATGCTATTGAAGGCAATACTCTTACTTTGTCAGAAACAAAGGTGGTTTTAGAGGGAATAACCATTGGTGGGAAAACACTGCATGAGCATCTTGAAGTAATCAACCACAAAGACGCCATTCACTATATAGAAGAAATTATAGCAAATCATGAAACTTTATCAGAATGGCAGATTAAAAATATTCACTCCCTGATATTAAAGGGAATAATGCCTGGAAATGCGGGCGTTTACCGCACCGAAAATGTATTCATAAGCGGTGCCGAGCATATTCCGCCTGCATTTGTACAAGTACCTGAGCAAATGACCCAACTAATGGAGTGGTATGCAGGAGAAGGTCAAACATTACATGTAGTGGAAAGGGCTGCTGTTTTACATAGTGAATTTGTAAAAATACATCCATTTGTAGATGGAAATGGTCGTACAGCAAGACTATTATTGAACTTCGAACTAATGAAACATGGCTACGTGCCAATCGTCATAAAGAAAGAGCAAAGGTTAGAATATTATAATGCTCTTGATCATTCCCATATTAAAGGGGAATATGATGTATTTATAAAATTGGTGGCTGGAATTTTGGAAGGTACTTTGGGTTTTTATATACGGCACATTAAGTAG
- a CDS encoding type II toxin-antitoxin system Phd/YefM family antitoxin, with protein sequence MLAVNYSNVRENLKTYCDIANNDFETIIITRKQGGNVVMISEDEYNNLMENLYIRSNKKTYDRLLESIAQLKAGKGKIRELIEDE encoded by the coding sequence ATGTTAGCAGTAAATTACTCTAATGTCCGGGAAAACCTTAAAACGTATTGTGATATAGCAAATAATGACTTTGAAACGATTATTATCACCCGCAAACAAGGTGGAAATGTCGTTATGATCTCAGAGGATGAGTATAACAATCTTATGGAAAATCTTTATATCAGAAGCAATAAGAAGACCTATGACAGACTTCTGGAGTCCATTGCCCAATTAAAGGCTGGTAAAGGTAAAATCAGGGAACTTATAGAGGATGAATAA
- a CDS encoding MBL fold metallo-hydrolase codes for MEIQLVRHATLLLTINDRLLLVDPMLSPAEAMPPIVNSTNERRNPLVPIMNPQNFLQRIDAVLLTHTHRDHFDDAAAQLVPKGKLIFCQPEDEIKLQAEGFSKIIPVHEEYQWEGITMIRTGGQHGTGEIGAKMSPVSGYILQAKGEPILYIAGDTIYCPEVERTLKTYHPHITIVNAGAAQFSTGDPITMTAQDVAALCQYDRNTIVVAVHMEAMNHCLLSREELKSHAAAEGLAERIVIPKDGETFSFTA; via the coding sequence ATGGAAATTCAATTAGTAAGGCATGCGACCCTATTACTAACAATCAATGATCGATTGTTATTGGTTGATCCGATGTTAAGTCCAGCAGAGGCTATGCCGCCTATTGTCAATTCAACAAATGAACGGCGCAACCCTCTTGTTCCCATCATGAATCCTCAAAATTTTTTGCAGCGGATTGATGCTGTACTTTTGACTCATACACATAGGGATCATTTCGATGATGCCGCTGCTCAGTTAGTGCCTAAGGGGAAGTTGATTTTCTGCCAGCCGGAAGATGAAATAAAATTACAAGCAGAGGGTTTTTCAAAGATCATACCTGTTCATGAGGAGTACCAATGGGAAGGAATCACAATGATTCGTACGGGAGGGCAGCATGGAACGGGAGAAATTGGTGCAAAAATGTCGCCTGTATCAGGTTATATTTTGCAGGCTAAGGGAGAGCCGATTCTTTATATCGCTGGTGATACGATTTATTGTCCTGAAGTAGAGAGGACACTTAAGACCTATCATCCTCATATAACCATTGTGAATGCAGGAGCAGCTCAGTTTTCTACAGGCGATCCAATTACCATGACGGCCCAAGATGTAGCCGCCCTTTGCCAATATGACAGGAATACGATCGTGGTTGCAGTTCATATGGAGGCGATGAATCACTGTCTTTTATCGCGGGAAGAACTTAAATCACATGCTGCAGCAGAAGGTTTAGCCGAAAGGATTGTCATTCCTAAAGATGGTGAAACATTCAGCTTTACAGCATAA
- a CDS encoding helix-turn-helix domain-containing protein, producing the protein MLNRELFSYRLKQLRTEKKLSMQALAQAVGLKNKGSIGQFETSLNIPSADTLVALADYFDVSLDYLVGRSDNPDRK; encoded by the coding sequence ATGCTAAACAGAGAACTTTTTTCGTACAGATTAAAGCAACTTCGAACAGAAAAAAAATTATCTATGCAAGCACTAGCCCAAGCTGTTGGTTTAAAGAACAAAGGCTCTATTGGACAATTTGAAACAAGCCTTAATATTCCTTCTGCCGATACTCTTGTTGCCCTCGCCGACTACTTCGACGTTTCCCTTGATTATCTCGTGGGAAGATCAGATAATCCTGATAGGAAGTAG
- a CDS encoding putative polysaccharide biosynthesis protein gives MTEENEKNNKNKGSSNSFLKGTLILTIGGIVVKVIGFLNWIILSRVLGGEGIGLYQMAFPIYLLALSVSSAGIPVAISIITAEKRALHDFIGANRVFRISLTVLVLTGLFFSLLLYFGAGLLIEYRFIRDPRAYYSLLALAPAVFFVTILSSYRGYLQGCQIMTPTAVSQIAEQLVRVITMLIFASLLLPKGLEYAAGGASLGAAPGAVAGLLVLIYYYMKLQKKGKKQETGQVSQRAQESSMSIIKRLVKLALPVSLSSIMLPIVANFDLFIVPARLEVAGYTVEQATELFGYLTGMAVPLLNLSTILTAALATSLVPAISESFSLGNIKRVYQQTAAAMRVSSLVTIPAFVALWILAEPISQMVYNAPQASHSISILSIGIVLLGIHQVTTGVLQGMGKTSVPVINMGLAAVFKVILNWTLTAIPDLGIKGASWATVADIGIAAALNIYFVHRHVGYALDLKSLVKPSIAAVTMGGVIYFSYDAIMAATAQLALATLTAMALGVVVYGGVLLVIGGISENDMKQVPMIGSRLIPLLRKFGVLKE, from the coding sequence ATGACGGAAGAAAATGAAAAAAACAATAAGAATAAAGGAAGTTCCAATTCTTTTCTAAAGGGCACCTTAATATTAACAATAGGTGGCATTGTTGTAAAAGTGATTGGCTTTTTAAACTGGATCATCCTGTCACGGGTGCTGGGCGGTGAGGGAATTGGGCTGTATCAAATGGCTTTTCCCATCTATCTTTTGGCCTTAAGCGTATCCTCAGCAGGTATTCCCGTAGCCATTTCCATTATTACTGCGGAGAAAAGAGCCTTACATGATTTTATTGGTGCCAATCGTGTTTTTCGTATTTCGTTAACTGTATTAGTATTAACGGGACTGTTCTTTAGTTTATTATTGTACTTTGGTGCGGGTTTATTAATTGAATATCGCTTCATTCGAGATCCACGGGCGTATTATTCTTTATTGGCATTAGCACCTGCGGTTTTCTTTGTTACGATTTTATCCAGTTATCGAGGATATCTGCAAGGCTGCCAAATTATGACGCCGACAGCTGTTTCGCAAATTGCAGAACAATTGGTGAGAGTCATTACCATGCTGATATTTGCCAGCTTATTACTGCCAAAGGGCCTCGAATATGCAGCAGGAGGGGCGAGCCTGGGAGCTGCTCCTGGAGCTGTTGCAGGTCTTCTTGTACTTATTTATTATTATATGAAATTGCAGAAAAAAGGTAAAAAGCAAGAAACAGGACAAGTTTCCCAAAGGGCTCAGGAATCGAGCATGAGTATTATAAAACGACTTGTCAAACTTGCTCTGCCCGTATCCTTGTCAAGTATTATGCTGCCTATTGTTGCCAATTTTGATTTATTTATTGTTCCAGCCAGACTGGAAGTGGCAGGGTATACAGTGGAGCAAGCCACAGAATTATTTGGTTATTTAACAGGGATGGCGGTGCCTTTACTCAATTTATCAACGATTTTAACGGCTGCTTTAGCAACTAGCTTGGTGCCTGCCATATCGGAATCCTTTTCTTTAGGGAATATCAAACGAGTCTATCAGCAAACAGCTGCCGCCATGCGTGTCTCAAGCCTGGTTACCATTCCTGCTTTTGTTGCATTATGGATATTGGCAGAACCCATCTCTCAAATGGTGTATAATGCACCTCAGGCGAGTCATTCCATTAGCATCTTATCCATCGGCATTGTTCTTTTAGGCATACATCAGGTAACGACAGGAGTATTACAGGGGATGGGAAAAACGTCTGTCCCTGTGATTAATATGGGATTGGCTGCTGTCTTTAAAGTGATTTTGAATTGGACACTTACAGCGATACCTGACCTTGGTATTAAGGGGGCATCCTGGGCAACGGTAGCGGATATTGGAATAGCAGCAGCCTTAAATATTTATTTTGTACATCGACATGTGGGATATGCTCTTGATTTAAAAAGTCTAGTAAAACCAAGTATAGCAGCAGTTACTATGGGCGGCGTAATTTACTTTAGTTATGATGCCATTATGGCAGCTACTGCGCAGCTTGCCCTGGCTACATTGACAGCAATGGCTTTGGGCGTTGTGGTATATGGCGGAGTATTGTTAGTCATTGGCGGTATCAGTGAGAACGATATGAAGCAAGTTCCTATGATTGGATCGCGCTTAATTCCTCTATTGCGTAAATTTGGAGTACTTAAGGAGTAA